One window from the genome of Leptospira johnsonii encodes:
- the thiL gene encoding thiamine-phosphate kinase yields MNEEELISSLYPPGKEQENDCYSDKEGNLITTDTIVEGTHFRLDWSRPEDLANKLIEVNVSDIAAANGTPQKAFFNFGLSPSCNRKEFLEPFIDSFKKALTSYKIELCGGDTYRTQELNLTLTLLGKSDSPVDRKGGKHGDNVYLSGHIGASLLGYKILEGAHISLSSEVKKIALDRHLRPKSRLNLSRSLYSKIRIHAGMDLTDGLKQDVFKLAKSSGVKIELDLDELPFENGVKEAIGIEGVLTSGEELELLFLSPDELPSFWEGISIRKIGSVFDLEKGESPQVIYSYEGKPYSPKESGFRHF; encoded by the coding sequence TTGAACGAAGAAGAACTCATCTCCTCCTTATATCCTCCCGGCAAAGAACAGGAAAACGACTGTTATTCGGACAAAGAAGGAAACTTGATCACTACAGACACGATAGTCGAAGGAACTCATTTCCGATTGGACTGGAGTCGTCCCGAAGACTTGGCAAACAAGTTGATAGAAGTTAACGTATCGGATATAGCAGCGGCTAACGGAACTCCTCAAAAAGCGTTTTTCAATTTCGGACTTTCTCCTTCCTGCAATCGAAAAGAGTTCCTAGAACCGTTTATCGATTCATTCAAAAAGGCATTAACCTCTTACAAGATAGAACTTTGCGGCGGCGACACTTATAGGACACAAGAGTTAAACTTAACTTTAACTCTATTAGGAAAATCAGATTCTCCTGTAGACAGAAAGGGCGGAAAGCATGGAGATAATGTGTACTTGAGCGGTCATATAGGCGCTTCTCTTCTAGGTTATAAAATATTAGAAGGTGCCCATATTTCCCTTTCCTCGGAAGTCAAAAAGATCGCCTTGGATAGGCATTTAAGGCCTAAATCAAGGTTGAACTTAAGTCGTTCTTTATATTCAAAAATTAGAATACATGCGGGAATGGATCTGACCGATGGACTCAAACAGGACGTATTCAAATTGGCCAAATCCTCTGGTGTCAAGATCGAATTGGACTTAGATGAACTTCCCTTCGAAAATGGAGTAAAAGAAGCCATCGGGATCGAAGGTGTTTTAACTTCTGGAGAAGAATTAGAACTTCTATTTTTATCTCCGGACGAATTGCCTTCTTTTTGGGAAGGGATCTCTATCCGAAAGATAGGTTCAGTCTTCGATTTGGAAAAAGGCGAATCCCCTCAGGTCATATATTCTTACGAAGGAAAACCTTACTCTCCTAAAGAATCCGGATTTAGACATTTTTAA
- a CDS encoding YceI family protein, translating to MKSRINSFYLATLIFSVFFLGASWQFNSLSAETSCKYSVNPEVTGLEWKAFKFTEKTGVGGKFTKVNITGVKSGATVPDALKGLKFSIDALDLDSGNPERDPKIKGAFFGNLKKNGKIEGSVSSAKLEADGKSGTGVVKLTWNGVSKDVPLQFTLTGEVLEAKGSLDVNNWNAGKALTALNAVCNDLHKGKDGKSVLWPDVEITIKSTLKKDCK from the coding sequence ATGAAATCACGTATAAATTCTTTTTATCTCGCCACACTGATTTTTTCAGTATTCTTCCTTGGAGCAAGTTGGCAATTCAATTCGTTATCTGCAGAGACTTCTTGTAAATATTCCGTGAACCCAGAAGTAACTGGTCTGGAGTGGAAAGCATTTAAATTCACCGAGAAAACTGGAGTGGGTGGTAAGTTTACTAAAGTAAATATTACTGGAGTTAAATCAGGGGCCACGGTTCCGGATGCATTAAAAGGCTTAAAATTCTCTATAGACGCTTTAGACCTGGATAGTGGAAATCCGGAAAGAGATCCTAAGATCAAAGGAGCATTTTTCGGAAATCTGAAAAAGAACGGAAAGATAGAAGGTTCCGTATCTTCTGCAAAACTGGAAGCGGATGGAAAATCCGGAACTGGAGTAGTAAAACTTACTTGGAACGGTGTGAGTAAGGATGTTCCATTACAATTCACTTTAACTGGAGAAGTTTTAGAAGCAAAGGGTTCTTTGGATGTAAACAATTGGAATGCAGGCAAAGCATTAACTGCGTTGAACGCAGTTTGTAACGATCTACATAAGGGCAAGGACGGTAAGTCTGTTCTCTGGCCGGATGTAGAAATTACGATTAAATCTACTTTAAAGAAAGATTGTAAATAA